A window of the Pedobacter frigiditerrae genome harbors these coding sequences:
- a CDS encoding thioredoxin family protein, with protein MRSLFTAICLFIISASVSAAEITFLDNPTWASVLEKAKKENKMIFLDGYATWCGPCKSMDAETYKNQAVADYYNANFINVKYDMEKGEGKTLSEKYMVTAYPYLMFINAEGTILHKAVGFKEANDFVTLGKNAKDPNTQYYTLKKKALELSNAQFLKFAEQAAAFEDEDFDQLGSDYLAKQADILGNNDLIDLIMGPIDMLPDEKTLAYLAKSEAKITTSGKYTKADFEERIIGLTIDYAISDKTQGDAEKLDFDKVKTILDKYIPLKAFFVLHYFKAQYGLDNDKIDDAIISLGLLIENTPSKVTIDQICNAMMNMGPILLEKAKLDPILKKFEAIQFETKVAYMKDFVKAIIYIKAKELDKFKAIANKMILDVNTPENVKEDIKSALARMNEKP; from the coding sequence ATGAGATCATTATTTACGGCAATTTGCCTTTTCATTATATCAGCATCAGTTTCTGCTGCCGAAATTACATTTTTAGATAACCCAACTTGGGCAAGTGTTTTAGAAAAAGCCAAAAAAGAGAATAAAATGATTTTCTTAGACGGTTATGCAACTTGGTGTGGCCCATGCAAAAGTATGGATGCCGAAACCTATAAAAATCAAGCAGTTGCTGATTATTACAACGCTAACTTCATTAATGTAAAATATGACATGGAAAAGGGAGAAGGGAAAACATTGTCAGAAAAATATATGGTTACGGCTTATCCCTACTTAATGTTCATTAATGCAGAAGGAACAATTTTGCACAAAGCGGTGGGCTTTAAAGAAGCAAATGATTTTGTAACCCTTGGTAAAAATGCTAAAGACCCCAATACGCAATATTATACTTTAAAAAAGAAAGCCCTAGAATTAAGCAATGCCCAATTCTTAAAATTTGCTGAACAAGCAGCTGCATTTGAAGATGAAGATTTTGATCAATTAGGTTCAGATTATTTAGCGAAACAGGCAGATATTTTAGGTAATAACGATTTAATCGACCTAATAATGGGTCCAATCGATATGTTGCCAGATGAAAAAACGCTAGCTTATTTGGCAAAAAGCGAAGCGAAGATTACTACTTCAGGTAAATATACTAAAGCAGATTTTGAAGAACGTATAATTGGATTAACGATAGATTACGCTATTTCAGATAAAACACAAGGAGATGCTGAAAAACTCGACTTTGATAAAGTAAAAACTATTTTGGATAAATATATTCCATTGAAAGCTTTTTTTGTATTGCACTATTTTAAAGCACAGTATGGTTTGGATAATGATAAGATTGACGATGCTATAATTTCATTAGGCCTCTTGATAGAGAATACACCAAGCAAAGTAACTATTGATCAGATTTGTAATGCAATGATGAATATGGGGCCAATTCTTTTGGAAAAAGCAAAACTAGACCCAATTTTGAAAAAATTTGAAGCAATACAGTTTGAAACAAAAGTGGCTTATATGAAAGATTTTGTAAAGGCAATTATTTACATAAAAGCTAAAGAGCTAGACAAATTTAAGGCAATTGCTAACAAAATGATTCTAGATGTTAATACGCCAGAAAAT
- a CDS encoding gliding motility lipoprotein GldH, whose translation MHKLRFVFFLTVFSILLAGCTNDNLVDTNQAMPENNWAYAKSVKATVEIKDINEPYNLYFKLRHTADYRYSNIYVIVHVKGNGLNRNNRYQYKLAKADGEWLGKGSGDLFTYNFPLLTNYRFAKPGKYQIEIEQNMRDNPLTGISDAGITVAKAQVK comes from the coding sequence ATGCATAAATTAAGATTCGTATTTTTTTTGACAGTATTTAGCATTTTGCTAGCTGGTTGTACTAATGATAATTTAGTGGATACCAATCAGGCAATGCCAGAAAATAATTGGGCTTACGCAAAAAGTGTGAAGGCAACCGTAGAGATTAAAGACATCAACGAACCCTATAACTTGTATTTCAAGCTTCGCCATACGGCTGATTATCGCTATTCAAATATCTATGTAATTGTTCATGTCAAAGGAAATGGCTTAAATAGAAATAATCGTTATCAATATAAATTGGCAAAAGCTGATGGCGAATGGCTAGGTAAGGGTTCTGGAGACCTTTTTACCTATAATTTTCCATTGTTAACCAATTATCGCTTTGCGAAACCAGGCAAATATCAAATAGAAATAGAGCAAAATATGCGTGATAATCCATTAACTGGTATCAGTGATGCTGGAATAACGGTGGCTAAAGCACAGGTAAAATAA
- a CDS encoding regulatory iron-sulfur-containing complex subunit RicT, with the protein MGCGSCSTGGGCAPSGCKSNGSCLTGGCQKMEVHDWLSNLDMPSNYIPFQVVEVKFKGARKEFFLNNDNIYLEIGELVAVEGATGGYDIGHVSLTGELVRMQMKRRKTPLDQVTRKIYRKATEADVDKWKLAKDMEWETMHKARTLALDLRLSMKISDVDYQGDKTKATFFYTAEGRVDFRELIKKMAETFRIRIEMRQIGMRQEAGRLGGIGSCGRELCCSTWLTNFKTVSTAAARYQNLSLNTLKLAGQCGKLKCCLNYELDTYLDALKDIPDRIEALQTEVGVARHQKTDIFKKLMWFSYANQEDWIPLKVDRVKEIMAMNKKGEKPVNLKDEAVELKTTTVVEKVHDYENVVGQDSLTRLDDRNKNRNNNNRNNRNGNPNNRNNDRNDRNRNQPQGNAPQQARPQQPKPAQQNRPLQQNPNKPVQQNKPPQAQQQRPQPQKPNLNQAVQKPVAEGGEVTNPNGPKPNKNKNRNKNRNKKKPTDQAPSAPKGDE; encoded by the coding sequence ATGGGATGTGGAAGTTGTTCTACAGGTGGCGGTTGCGCTCCCTCTGGTTGCAAAAGTAATGGCTCATGCCTTACCGGCGGATGCCAAAAAATGGAAGTACACGATTGGCTATCGAATTTAGATATGCCATCTAATTATATACCTTTTCAAGTTGTTGAAGTAAAATTTAAAGGCGCTAGAAAAGAATTCTTTTTAAATAACGATAACATTTACCTAGAAATTGGTGAACTGGTTGCGGTAGAAGGCGCAACTGGCGGATATGACATTGGCCACGTTTCCTTAACGGGAGAGTTGGTGCGCATGCAAATGAAACGTCGCAAAACACCACTAGACCAAGTTACCCGTAAAATATATCGTAAAGCTACAGAAGCTGATGTTGATAAATGGAAATTAGCGAAGGATATGGAATGGGAAACCATGCATAAAGCCCGTACCTTGGCATTAGATTTACGTTTGTCGATGAAAATTAGCGATGTAGATTACCAAGGAGATAAAACAAAAGCTACGTTTTTTTATACAGCAGAAGGTCGTGTAGACTTTAGGGAGCTGATTAAAAAAATGGCAGAAACCTTCCGTATCAGAATTGAAATGCGCCAAATTGGTATGCGTCAAGAAGCGGGTCGTTTAGGCGGAATTGGCTCTTGCGGTCGCGAATTGTGTTGCTCTACTTGGTTAACTAATTTCAAAACAGTTTCTACGGCTGCTGCTAGGTATCAAAACCTTTCTTTAAATACATTAAAACTTGCTGGACAATGCGGTAAGTTAAAATGCTGTTTAAACTATGAGTTAGATACTTATTTGGATGCCTTAAAAGATATTCCAGACCGTATTGAGGCTTTGCAAACGGAAGTTGGCGTAGCTCGTCACCAAAAAACAGACATCTTTAAAAAATTAATGTGGTTTAGTTACGCCAATCAAGAAGATTGGATTCCTTTAAAAGTTGACCGTGTAAAAGAAATCATGGCGATGAATAAAAAAGGCGAAAAACCAGTTAATTTAAAGGATGAAGCTGTTGAACTGAAAACCACTACGGTAGTAGAAAAAGTTCACGATTATGAAAATGTTGTTGGTCAGGATAGTTTAACAAGACTAGACGATAGGAATAAAAACCGTAACAATAACAATCGCAATAACCGTAACGGTAATCCGAACAACCGTAATAACGACAGGAACGATAGGAACAGGAACCAGCCTCAAGGAAATGCGCCACAACAAGCACGACCTCAACAGCCAAAGCCTGCGCAACAAAACAGGCCATTACAACAGAACCCAAATAAACCTGTTCAACAAAATAAACCACCTCAGGCACAACAACAAAGGCCACAGCCTCAGAAACCGAATCTAAATCAGGCTGTTCAAAAACCTGTTGCAGAGGGTGGTGAGGTAACTAATCCAAATGGACCAAAACCAAACAAAAATAAGAACAGGAATAAAAACCGTAATAAGAAAAAACCAACAGACCAAGCTCCAAGTGCCCCAAAAGGCGATGAATAG
- a CDS encoding MarR family transcriptional regulator yields MEKLNNTLLYTLDKCFRTYNQFAQRNVRKAGYDITIDQWLILKSVAENPDITQKDISKIVFKDNASITRIIQLLIKQGFLTREVHPSDRRRVNLTLTETGKKITIDVNEIAIKNRAAALEGIDEQSNSLMRDLLQKVIENCNNGA; encoded by the coding sequence ATGGAAAAGTTAAACAACACCCTGCTTTATACTTTAGATAAATGCTTTAGGACTTATAATCAATTTGCGCAAAGAAATGTTCGCAAAGCTGGTTACGACATCACTATTGACCAATGGTTGATTTTAAAGAGTGTTGCCGAAAACCCAGACATTACTCAAAAGGATATTAGTAAAATTGTATTTAAGGATAATGCTTCGATTACAAGAATCATTCAATTATTAATAAAACAAGGATTTTTAACTAGAGAAGTTCATCCCTCAGATAGGAGAAGAGTAAACTTAACGCTAACCGAAACTGGGAAAAAGATAACAATTGATGTAAATGAAATCGCCATCAAAAATAGAGCTGCGGCTTTAGAAGGTATCGACGAACAATCAAATAGTTTGATGAGGGATTTACTTCAAAAAGTAATAGAAAACTGTAATAATGGCGCTTAA
- a CDS encoding outer membrane beta-barrel protein: MKPIFKTLLFFCCLAISNNLFAQTKAISILVLDEQQKPIENATVELRKADNQVLVKAAITSNKGSADFQLVDGKYIAKVNALGYAIKNSEAFQVPSTTTNITVNLTATSKNLNEVAVTSQRPFVQRTQGKTIVNVDAGVTNAGTTVLEVLEKSPGVMVDRNGGISLQGKASVLVMIDDKPTYLSGAELNNLLNSMSSSQVNQIELITSPSAKYDASGNAGIINIKTKKNRQEGFNGNLSTNVGQGKYLKSNNSLVLNYRKGVFNTFLNYSYNYNKGFTSIYADRKYFDSTGLTIARLDQPSYLGNKGNNNTLKTGVDFYASQKTTFGLTLTGTIVQRRGKGDAVATWLNAQNAVDSAITTYSGSDFKLRNGAINVYGRHNINKTQDIGFDVDYLRYGIDNDQNFQNIRTGTVNYNQGSRGDIPSKLKIFAAKADYTLQIGKDAKFEAGAKTSKINTDNTAAYELFDGANWTADLKKSNHFLYEENINSVYTSIEHKINKLSYQLGLRYENTQYDGNQLGNSAQAGSTFSKKYDNLFPSGYISYQVDSANSFSFTSGRRIDRPAYQKLNPFVFIINKYTYQRGNPFFLPQYTWNFELSHSFKQVLTTAVSYSNIKNYFSQLFLSEGNDILVYTEGNVGQMHNLGISVSTQVSPFKWWSLTAQSNFNYKKLSGYQNVNYTSSVKQLHTSMNNQFKLSKTLNGEISGFYTTKNRNDLQELLSPTGQLSAGLAKIVLKGKGTIRLTARDIFYTQSMEGVTDFPRASEYFILWRDSQVLNVGFSYRFGKPLKAAKRSTGGAGDEINRAGS, from the coding sequence ATGAAACCTATTTTTAAAACCTTATTATTCTTTTGCTGCTTGGCAATTAGCAATAATTTATTTGCACAAACTAAAGCAATAAGCATTCTAGTTTTAGATGAACAGCAAAAACCAATTGAAAATGCAACTGTAGAATTACGCAAAGCCGATAATCAAGTTTTGGTTAAAGCGGCAATTACAAGCAATAAAGGTAGTGCAGATTTTCAATTAGTTGATGGAAAATATATTGCAAAAGTGAATGCTTTAGGCTATGCGATTAAAAATAGTGAAGCGTTTCAGGTTCCATCAACAACAACTAATATTACGGTTAACTTAACAGCGACCAGCAAAAACTTAAATGAGGTTGCAGTTACTTCACAACGACCTTTTGTGCAAAGAACACAGGGAAAAACTATAGTAAATGTTGATGCAGGCGTAACCAATGCTGGCACAACCGTTTTAGAGGTTTTAGAGAAATCTCCAGGTGTTATGGTTGACAGAAATGGTGGTATCAGTTTACAAGGGAAAGCCAGTGTTTTGGTAATGATAGATGATAAACCCACTTATCTTTCTGGTGCGGAGTTGAATAATTTGCTAAACAGCATGAGCTCATCGCAAGTTAATCAGATTGAGTTAATTACAAGTCCGTCGGCTAAATATGATGCGAGTGGAAATGCAGGAATCATTAACATCAAAACTAAAAAGAACAGGCAAGAAGGTTTTAACGGGAATTTATCAACCAATGTTGGACAAGGAAAATATTTAAAAAGCAATAACTCTTTGGTGTTAAATTACAGGAAAGGTGTTTTTAATACCTTTTTAAATTACAGTTACAATTACAATAAAGGGTTCACCTCTATTTATGCTGACAGGAAGTATTTTGATAGTACTGGATTAACAATTGCAAGATTAGACCAGCCATCTTACTTAGGCAATAAGGGAAATAACAATACACTAAAAACTGGGGTTGATTTTTATGCATCGCAAAAAACAACTTTCGGCTTAACACTTACGGGGACCATTGTACAACGACGAGGAAAAGGAGATGCGGTTGCCACTTGGCTAAATGCTCAAAATGCGGTTGACTCTGCAATTACTACTTATAGTGGAAGTGATTTCAAACTGAGAAATGGTGCCATAAACGTTTACGGAAGGCATAACATCAACAAAACACAAGATATTGGCTTTGATGTTGATTATTTGAGATATGGAATTGACAATGATCAAAATTTTCAGAACATAAGAACAGGGACAGTAAATTATAACCAAGGTTCTAGAGGCGATATTCCTTCTAAACTGAAAATATTCGCAGCAAAGGCTGATTATACTTTACAAATTGGAAAAGATGCAAAGTTTGAGGCTGGCGCAAAAACATCGAAAATTAATACAGACAATACAGCTGCTTATGAGTTATTTGATGGTGCCAATTGGACAGCCGATTTAAAGAAAAGCAATCACTTTTTGTATGAAGAAAACATCAACTCTGTTTACACCAGTATTGAACATAAAATTAATAAACTTAGTTACCAATTAGGTTTGCGTTATGAAAATACACAATACGATGGTAACCAGTTAGGAAATTCGGCACAAGCAGGAAGTACATTCTCTAAAAAATATGACAATTTGTTCCCATCAGGATATATTTCTTATCAAGTAGATTCTGCTAATTCGTTTTCTTTTACCTCAGGGCGAAGAATTGACAGACCAGCTTATCAAAAGCTAAACCCTTTCGTTTTCATCATTAACAAATACACTTACCAAAGAGGAAATCCGTTTTTCTTGCCACAATATACTTGGAACTTTGAGTTAAGTCATTCATTTAAACAAGTGCTAACTACGGCTGTTTCTTACAGCAACATCAAGAATTATTTTTCGCAATTATTCTTATCTGAAGGAAATGATATTTTGGTTTATACAGAAGGAAACGTTGGACAAATGCACAATTTAGGTATTTCTGTTTCTACGCAGGTTTCTCCTTTTAAATGGTGGTCGTTAACTGCACAAAGCAATTTTAATTATAAAAAACTAAGTGGTTATCAAAACGTAAACTATACATCTTCTGTTAAACAATTGCACACCAGCATGAACAACCAGTTTAAATTGAGCAAAACTTTAAACGGAGAAATCTCTGGATTTTATACCACTAAAAACCGTAACGATTTACAGGAATTGTTATCGCCAACTGGCCAATTATCTGCTGGTTTAGCGAAAATAGTTTTAAAAGGAAAAGGTACTATTAGGCTAACGGCTAGAGATATTTTCTACACACAATCCATGGAAGGCGTAACAGATTTTCCTAGAGCAAGTGAATACTTCATTTTATGGAGAGATAGCCAAGTTTTAAATGTTGGTTTTAGCTATAGATTTGGCAAACCATTAAAAGCTGCAAAACGTAGTACGGGTGGCGCTGGAGATGAAATTAATAGAGCGGGAAGCTAG
- the ruvX gene encoding Holliday junction resolvase RuvX, with product MARILAFDYGTKRIGIAVTDPLQIIATGLDNVHPKDIVNYLKKYMLTEQVEAFVIGDPKQMDGTPSESAQHVKGFSTILKKNFPTIPQHWIDERYTSKLATQTIMQSGLKKSDRRDKERVDTIAATIILQYFMEKPRL from the coding sequence ATGGCACGTATACTTGCTTTTGATTATGGGACTAAACGTATCGGCATTGCCGTAACCGACCCTTTGCAAATTATTGCGACGGGATTGGATAATGTACATCCAAAAGACATTGTCAATTACCTTAAAAAATATATGCTCACTGAGCAAGTTGAGGCTTTTGTTATTGGCGACCCTAAACAAATGGATGGCACCCCTTCAGAATCTGCCCAACACGTTAAAGGCTTTTCTACCATTTTAAAAAAGAACTTTCCTACTATTCCACAACATTGGATTGATGAGCGTTATACTTCTAAATTAGCCACACAAACCATTATGCAAAGCGGATTAAAAAAGAGCGATAGAAGAGACAAAGAGAGAGTTGATACCATTGCCGCCACTATAATTCTGCAATATTTTATGGAAAAACCACGTTTATAA
- a CDS encoding O-methyltransferase, with amino-acid sequence MISEELQNLLLNYCEPEDELLQHIDRETNLKVLMPRMLSGHYQGRVLSMLSKMNNPKRILEIGTFTGYATLCFAEGLTADGIIYTLDINAELEEMVRANFAKSPLNSKIKYIIGDAQQTLKTLNEEVFDMVFIDADKKNNGTYYDLVFDQVKPGGIIIVDNVLWSGKVLSNAQDKDTKNISNFNDQIAADNRVEKLILPVRDGLFVIRKK; translated from the coding sequence ATGATTAGCGAAGAACTACAAAATTTACTCTTAAATTATTGTGAACCTGAAGACGAATTGCTTCAGCATATTGACAGGGAAACCAACCTAAAAGTTTTAATGCCCAGAATGTTAAGCGGGCATTACCAAGGTAGGGTTTTGAGCATGTTGAGCAAAATGAATAACCCTAAACGGATTTTAGAGATTGGCACTTTTACTGGTTATGCAACCTTATGCTTTGCTGAAGGTTTAACAGCCGATGGGATTATTTATACGCTAGATATTAATGCAGAACTAGAAGAAATGGTTCGTGCTAATTTTGCTAAATCTCCTCTAAATTCTAAAATTAAATACATTATCGGCGATGCCCAACAAACTTTAAAAACCCTTAATGAAGAAGTTTTTGACATGGTGTTTATTGATGCCGATAAAAAGAATAACGGTACTTACTACGATTTGGTTTTTGACCAAGTTAAGCCCGGCGGAATTATCATTGTGGATAATGTGCTGTGGAGTGGAAAAGTGTTGAGCAATGCACAAGATAAAGACACCAAAAACATTAGTAATTTTAATGACCAGATTGCCGCAGACAACAGAGTTGAGAAATTAATTCTGCCTGTAAGAGACGGTCTATTTGTGATAAGGAAGAAGTAG
- a CDS encoding glucosaminidase domain-containing protein, whose product MKRVFTFCLFILILSKVKAQSTEDYIAEHVNHAQELMRIHQLPASIILAVAIHESAAGKSKIAKYLNNHFGVKGENSNTEIRSSYRDYPTVDSSYNHFVAFLHSRSYFDVLFSKYDQYDFKNWARGIQRGGYASSRTWSSQVIALINKYQLYLYDERPDDYMETVLPVAEVAVKKTTNRGRVKPSTKKTNIYTVKKGDNLNKLAERTGTTSAALMKKNGLKSAALQPGQKLKL is encoded by the coding sequence ATGAAAAGAGTATTTACTTTCTGTTTATTCATTTTAATTCTCTCGAAAGTTAAAGCACAATCTACCGAAGATTACATTGCCGAGCATGTTAACCATGCACAAGAGTTAATGAGGATTCATCAATTACCTGCAAGCATAATTCTAGCAGTTGCCATACATGAATCTGCAGCAGGAAAAAGCAAGATTGCCAAATATTTAAATAATCATTTTGGGGTAAAAGGAGAGAATAGCAATACAGAAATAAGGTCGTCTTATCGAGATTATCCGACAGTAGATTCTTCTTATAATCACTTTGTGGCGTTTTTGCATAGCAGAAGTTATTTTGACGTTCTTTTTAGTAAATACGACCAATACGATTTCAAGAATTGGGCAAGAGGAATACAACGTGGAGGCTATGCAAGTAGCAGAACTTGGTCATCGCAGGTTATTGCATTAATAAACAAATATCAGCTTTATCTGTATGATGAAAGACCGGATGATTATATGGAAACCGTGCTACCTGTTGCTGAAGTTGCGGTTAAAAAAACGACCAATAGAGGCAGGGTAAAACCATCAACCAAAAAAACAAATATTTATACTGTTAAAAAAGGCGATAACTTAAATAAATTAGCCGAACGAACTGGAACTACATCCGCAGCGCTGATGAAGAAAAACGGATTGAAATCAGCTGCCCTACAACCTGGTCAGAAACTTAAATTATAA
- a CDS encoding glucosaminidase domain-containing protein, which produces MKKTLLFLAIAIVFFSSCKSRQYSRNNKQIEKTANKENPNFTTYTTLSYIEAFKAVAIEEMNKYGIPASITLAQGISESGSGNSTLAKYANNHFGIKCTSDWKGKAYYKDDDQSNDCFRVYKDARESYKDHSEFLKRKRYSFLFELDKNDYKNWAIGLKTAGYATNPKYADMLIGIIEKYKLNQYDSPESESEKVAREDRVFTEINANIPVDKKKFTPVNVAPKDPPTSAITTAPADGYYVVKQGDTLFKISQLFKLTVDELKALNKMTDNNIKIGQKLLVVK; this is translated from the coding sequence ATGAAGAAAACCCTCCTATTTTTGGCCATTGCCATTGTCTTTTTTAGTTCTTGTAAGTCGAGGCAATATAGCCGCAACAATAAGCAAATTGAAAAGACTGCAAATAAAGAAAATCCGAATTTCACTACCTACACAACACTTAGTTATATAGAAGCTTTTAAAGCTGTAGCAATAGAAGAAATGAATAAATACGGGATTCCGGCAAGTATAACTTTAGCACAAGGAATTTCTGAATCTGGTAGTGGGAACAGTACTTTGGCTAAATATGCGAATAATCATTTTGGCATTAAATGTACGTCTGATTGGAAGGGAAAGGCCTATTACAAAGATGACGACCAATCTAACGATTGTTTTAGGGTTTATAAAGATGCGAGAGAATCTTACAAAGACCATTCAGAGTTTTTAAAACGTAAACGTTATAGTTTCCTTTTCGAACTCGATAAAAACGACTACAAAAACTGGGCAATTGGTTTAAAAACTGCCGGTTATGCCACTAATCCGAAATATGCTGACATGTTGATTGGCATTATTGAAAAGTATAAATTAAATCAATATGATTCGCCAGAATCTGAAAGTGAGAAAGTTGCGAGAGAAGACCGTGTTTTTACAGAGATAAATGCAAATATTCCTGTCGACAAGAAAAAATTTACACCTGTAAATGTTGCCCCAAAAGACCCACCTACTTCTGCAATTACTACAGCACCTGCCGATGGTTATTATGTGGTAAAACAAGGCGATACCTTATTTAAAATATCTCAACTTTTTAAACTAACGGTTGATGAATTGAAGGCTTTAAATAAAATGACTGACAACAATATCAAAATTGGTCAAAAACTATTGGTAGTTAAATAA